CATGGGAATTACTACCACataaaacacagaagcaaattTATCTGTGTTCAGAGAATGGCTTGACTTGGGCTGTAGgtacataaaaataattgttcCATAAAATATGGTGCTAGAAGTCAGGTGGGATGCACAGGTGGAAAaggctttccttcttccttcagcaGAATGAATCCTCAGGATGGCAAAGACGATGAAGACATAAGAAATGATCACAATCAACAGAGAGCAAAGGGTATTGAAGCCAGCAATGATTAGCAACATCAGCTCTTTGACATAAGTGTCAGAACAGGCCAGAGCAACCAAGGGAACATCATCACAGTAGAAGTGGTTAACTACATTGGAGCCACAAAAAGACAGGTGGAAGGTTGCCACTGCCTGAACAAGCCCCACAGTGAATCCATAAATGTATGTGCTGGCGATGACCTGAAGACAGAGCTTCCTAGGCATGAGGACCGCATAGAGGAGAGGGTTCCAGATGGCCACATACCTGTCATAGGCCATGACTGACAGCAAGTACATTTCACAAACAACAAATGTGATGAAACAGCACACCTGAGTGGCACATGCATAGAAGGTTATACTTTTGACTTCTCGAAGGAAGTTTATAATTGTGTTTGGAGTAACTGAGGATGTATAACAGAAATCAACAAAAGCCAAGTGactgaggaaaaagtacatgggtgtaTGAAGCTGAGGACTGACTTGGATTAACATAATCAGTCCTAGATTCCCCAAGACAGTAGTTAAGTAAATGACTAGAAACACAGCAAAGAGGATGATCTCAAGTTCTGGGTCATCTGTCAGTCCTACAAAGATGAACTGAGACACTGCTGAACTGTTACCTTCAGCCATAGACTGCACTTGTGTTTACTACTAAAAAGCCATCACAACACTTACTCCAAGTGAGTGTCTTCCTTTAACTATAATCATTCAGAAACGAAGAGTTAATTCTGATGAGCTGATCTTCTGTTGAATACATTCTAAGGAATATCTTCTCAGTGTGTCAGGTTTTACAGgaaatcatttttcttgtttcGAAATTCTAAAGTGTGACACTGTAGAGAATTTATTATGGGTAGAAAGATGATTTTTTATAGCTTTGTATAAATAtgttacatttatattatttcttccaTAATAAGAGATAGTTGAAAATTAATTggatataatatattaaattattatatttatctgAGTACTttcttacatttatatatttctcaTGAAATATAATAAGAAGAGATAAAAGTTTCTAAATAATGACTTCAGAAATATATGACTCAGTATATTTCAAGTTACTTATTATGTGCATACCATAATCAAGtcaattttaaagtaaaacattattttgtatatatttattattctcaGATTGCTTTAGGTATAATACAGCATTTTTGCAAATTAAAAGGAGTGGATGAATACACACAGtttcagtatatatatatttgttctctaacatatatatgatatgtttCTATGTTCACATGTTAAAACATTTATCATATAGTATTAATTATATATAGCTATAGTTATAATTGTATAGTATACATGTCACTACCACTATAAAATGAGTGTAaccttttagaaaattaaaaactatttattatctttattaataTACCTGAATAAAAAGCAGCAATTTGAACATCTTTAATGATCTTTTGAATATAGAAGCAGATTTCGAATGCTTTAAAATGAGGCAGGACTATTCAAATCACAGTGTATTCAATCACAGCAATAATTCTTAAGACTCAGAAGCAAGAATATCCAGGAAGGTTTTGGCTAGCCAAGCTAGCagaaacttgttttaaaataaattaaaaaaaggtgAATTTATGGTTCTGTGAAAGATCTTACCttagaataataaaaagattAGGCATAGACAAAGACACCTGAATTTCTTATCTTGGTTGGCTTCTGAATCATGTTCATTCACTAATAGACTGTAAAAtatcacacatatgcatagaacacacacacacacacacacacacacacacacacacacacacacacacaaatcaccaccaccacaccacagtaGGCAAAGATTAGCTTTCAAGTTTCTTGACTAGATTATTGTAAAAAAGACTCAATTTAAAGTTGatgaatgtattttctttcacaGAGACAGTAACTGAACTCTCACCTCAAGGTTTGTCAGTTAGAGAAAGGCAGTCTATGAGTTTACCAACAGTGGATTCAAAAACTGTGAATACCTTATAATTGTGCCATGTTAATCAAATTTGCGTCTCTATCATATTAAAAATCTCTGAAGCTTAATCTGCAGAAGTCTACTGCTGTCAAATAGGAATTGTAGATATAGGAaatgaaactattttttaaaatgttccgGAATTCTCTATCATAGCCTTGCTAATTTCTGAACTCTAATCATTATCTTTGCTGATTCATACATTGTTTTAGTAGTTTCACTGGTATTGTGTGTTACATGTCTACTTTTGGCTATGTTATTCGCAAATTCATCTATATCTCAATCCTAGGATTTTCCTCTAACATTGTTTCCTTTCAGACTAgttctctatttcttttcaaaGTCCCTGAATATATCAGGTTTTGCCGAAAGCATTAtgtttatataatacattatgattttaattactttgttaattattatattaataaatttgtaaaataattaataaagcaAATAATTGATGGATTAAGTATCCCATACCTATTTTTGTATAGATGTTTTACATGTTCTTGGTTGCTGTTTCCACTTACCTATTTCTTGGTCAATTATTCTTCCAGAAGTCAATTGTCCAGAGCTACACAccactctttcttaaaacaaGTGTCTTGATCTGTTTATGTGACTAACCTCTTTACCACTGCATCTGGCCTTCCAATCTACACAGCTCCACCTTGAAATTTTTAGTTTGAACATTGATCAaatgaaaaatgttcaaaattaatatattaatgtattttcATAATACTTGCCCTTTCTCTTTTTACTTCAGTTAGGATAGTATGCATTTGTTCATTTGCatctatttattctttcatttcctgaaattaaattttaattagttttgcCTCCTTTATTCAGTGTTTACCCTACAAGGGTTAAATGCATAATTTATTACATTAAGTAGCCTTTTTGTATATTAAgtaccttcttttcttcattccttccagaTTATCAAATTCTTGGCTTTGACATTCTTTTTGAACTACCAGGAATATCATTTTGTATTTACCAAGAAGAGATCTGTTCTCAACTGTGTACCTTTCATATTAGTCATTGTCAGATCCTAGTTCTTTATTACTGCCAGACTTGTCTCAAACTATCAACTTCACCCTGAATTCTTTTCAGTTTGCTGAGTGGGAAAGATTAGTGTATGGGTATAGGTATTATATATCTATGTTTTGTCCCAATACCATGTCTACACTGCCATCATTTTATTACAATTGGGTCTATCTTTTATATTAGCCTAAAGTATATACAAAAATCTCTCCAGGCTTCCCTGCAAAGAAACCATTCCCTTTTACACTCACCTGCTATGTACTCCTCTTATTCTTCTCATGTTAGATATGAGAAAAAGTCATTGTAGTTAATCTCCTTATGTACATTTGTATGCTGTATTGGCTACTTTTCCTGTGCAGTAAATAAAGAGAAAGTATTAATGTTCAAATCTCTTTCTTATGTTTCCCATTTTACTCAGCCTGGAAACCAGTGTATGGAAGAGTATCTCCACAGTAGGGATGgatctttcttcttcagtttccctTTTGAAACACCCTAATAACCAGCCCCAAATCTAATCAAGTCTATAACAGGAAAAATCCCACACACATCTCAGTTTATTATAGTTTGGCATTTGCTCTCAGCAGAACGATGAATTGTTCTTTCCAAGGTTACATACAGTTTCATTCCTCCCAAATGCAATgtggtttctttctcagcttgccaTCAGCATTAGGCTATTGACATTGCCTTTCCCAGTAAAAACAGTGACTATTTTGGCTATTCTTAACCTAAAATTTTTTCCCAGAAAATGTCAATGTAGCTCATTTCCTCatgtccatttctctt
The DNA window shown above is from Rattus rattus isolate New Zealand chromosome 5, Rrattus_CSIRO_v1, whole genome shotgun sequence and carries:
- the LOC116900274 gene encoding olfactory receptor 5AL1-like, whose product is MAEGNSSAVSQFIFVGLTDDPELEIILFAVFLVIYLTTVLGNLGLIMLIQVSPQLHTPMYFFLSHLAFVDFCYTSSVTPNTIINFLREVKSITFYACATQVCCFITFVVCEMYLLSVMAYDRYVAIWNPLLYAVLMPRKLCLQVIASTYIYGFTVGLVQAVATFHLSFCGSNVVNHFYCDDVPLVALACSDTYVKELMLLIIAGFNTLCSLLIVIISYVFIVFAILRIHSAEGRRKAFSTCASHLTSSTIFYGTIIFMYLQPKSSHSLNTDKFASVFYVVVIPMLNPLIYSLRNQEVKSALKRITDKLSLIIK